Part of the Maridesulfovibrio sp. genome, TCAGGTTTTTGCAGGAACATTCGTGCGTGAAGGAGTCATCTATGTCCGGGCAGAAGAAGTCGGTGATAAGACCTATCTGGCCCGTATTCTCCACAAGGTGGAAGACTCCCTTGAAAACAAGACCGCCATTGAATCTACAGCGGACAAACTTTCGGTACGTCTGGTCAAAATCGGCTTTGCCTGTACCGTAGGAACACTTCTGCTTACTGCCGACCCGTGGCGGGCCTTCACTGTACTGCTGGTCATGGCCTGCCCCTGCGCAACCGTACTTTCAGCTTCAACGCCCATCAGCGCAGCCATCAGTACTGCCGCCAAGAATAACATTCTTATCAAGGGCGGCAGATATCTTGAAGAAGTAGGCAAATGCGACATCGCCTGCTTCGACAAGACCGGAACCCTGACCGGAAGCGAACCTAGCCTTGAACATATCCACACCACCGAAGGCGTCACAGAAAATGACCTGCTGACCTATGCCTTTTCTGTGGAAACCCATAACCATCACCCACTGGCTCAGGCAATCAAGCATGAAGCCGGATTCAGGAAACTTGCTCCCCTGCCCCACACTGTGTGTGAATATTTCTTAGGCAAGGGTATGCGCGCTGAAGTCGCTGAGAATGAAAACCATTCTACGGAAATTTTAGTGGGCAACAAAAAGCTCACTGAGCAGTTTGATGTGCGCATAGGCAGCTTGAGCAGACAGGTTTCCAGCCTTAAAAGCAAAGGGTTGACCGTGCTTTACGTGGTTAAGGACAAGGAACCTATAGGTTTGCTGGCCTTTGCCAACACCATCCGCGAAGAGTCCGCAACTGTCCTTAACACTCTTGGGGCAGGCGGTGTTGAACACACCGTACTGGTCACCGGAGATGAACCAGCAACAGCCAATGAACTTGCCCGGATTCTGAACATCCCGGAAATCCACGCTTCAGCCATGCCGGAAGAAAAGGCAACCCTTGTGCGGAACCTGCAAAGTGAAGGAGGCAAAGTCATGATGGTCGGCGACGGAATCAACGACGCCCTTGCACTCGCGCAAGCCGACGTCGGCGTAGCCATGGGAACCGGAGGGGCTGAAGTTGCTGTTGAAGCAGCAGATATCGCACTGGTCGATGATGACCTCAAGGGACTCATGTATGTCCAGCAACTGAGTCAGGACACTGTGAAAATAGCCTACCAGAACTTCTGGCTGGCAACAGGTTCAAATATAGCGGGAGTCATTATGGGAGCCACCGGCGTTCTCTCTCCGGTCATGGCCGGATTCCTGCACATTCTTCATACCATGGGGGTAATCGCCAACTCTTCAAGGCTGCTCCTGCATTCACCTGAAGCAATCGAATCCAAACAAGGTAAAATTTATGAACTTCCGCAAAATAGTTGAACTGGAAAAGCATCTTGATGTGGCACACCACATACCGGGCAGGATCAGGGTTAAATTCAGCCCGCTCATTTTAACAAAACCCGTAACGCTGGCAGCAATGAAGGAACATTCGGAACTGCCGGAAGCCATCAAGGATGCCCGGGTCAACATGGCCGCCCGGTCTGTGGTTATTGAATACGACCCTGAACATATTCAGCCGGAGCTGATTGAAGAGCTGATTCAGGGAACAGACAAAGACAAGAAAGCACAAATCATCAGCGACCTCTATGGCAGGCTGATGAATAATGGATAAAAAAAGACTATTACTTAGAGGAGCTATCCAAAATGAGCACCGAACATACCGCACCCGATGCACAGCAGACCGCACCGCAACAGCCCTACACCTCTCAGCCCGTTATGGGGCCTGATCAGGGCCAGCCGCACTTTTCCTACACCACTCCCGGCGATCCGTATCAGGGAGCACCAGTTTCCGGGTATGCACAGCCTGACATGACTGCCCAGCAGCCCATGCAGCAGCCCGCATATCAACAACCGATACAGCAGCCGGCACAACCTGTTTACGGACAGCCCGTGTATTACGGCCAAACTGTATATGGTCAGCCTGTCTACGGACAGCCGGTATACGGTCAGGTTTACCAGCAGCCAGTGCAGCAACCCGTGTATCAGCAGCCGGTACAACAGCCTGTCCAGCAGGCTCCCACAATCGCTCCCAACACCTCGGAGGATCAGGTCAAACAATTCGTTGATCTGGTCAAAGACACTGCTGAAGGCAAGGCTGATCCGACAAGTTTTCTCAGCTTTTTCAACGGCATTGATGACGGTTTCTGGAAAGGTCTTCTCGTGGGCGCTGGCATCACCTTTGTCTGCACCAGCAAGACCGTAAGATCCATCTTCACTTCCGGCGGCGGAAAGGAAGAAATGTCCGCTGAAGAAATGGAAAGAATGGAAGATCTCAAGGCCGAACAGGAATACATGGCCGCACAGGCTGCCAAAGAAGCAGCAGAAAAGGAGTAAAAAATGAGTCAGGATTACAACAACGACTACGTATACAATTATCAGGACCCGCAGCTCACCGAACAGCAGCGCGTTGATTCCCTGCAGCCGGTTCAGCCCGTGAACGAACCCTCAACTGTTAAAAGTTGGGTAAATTTCAC contains:
- a CDS encoding cation-translocating P-type ATPase; amino-acid sequence: MRAEKTYASIKHSIPGRIRFKVPDLRKDKILCSTVERNLEKVAGITRTRTNNKCAALVIRYNPEFITSEHVYEVLREIVAVHTTKICPIKDKKECGCPQIKGALRYFSFVSAVGGAVLISESLLGITVAQTLFSPLGFLTVLAAVPLVKEAVTKLREKKFGLEGILAGGIVAAVVAGEAMTAFEILWINAGAELLTAWITERSRRAISGILDNTTHHTFVLKDGVEVEVEISNLQAGDVVVLHTGEKICVDGTILDGQGLINEAPITGRADFIHKQQDDQVFAGTFVREGVIYVRAEEVGDKTYLARILHKVEDSLENKTAIESTADKLSVRLVKIGFACTVGTLLLTADPWRAFTVLLVMACPCATVLSASTPISAAISTAAKNNILIKGGRYLEEVGKCDIACFDKTGTLTGSEPSLEHIHTTEGVTENDLLTYAFSVETHNHHPLAQAIKHEAGFRKLAPLPHTVCEYFLGKGMRAEVAENENHSTEILVGNKKLTEQFDVRIGSLSRQVSSLKSKGLTVLYVVKDKEPIGLLAFANTIREESATVLNTLGAGGVEHTVLVTGDEPATANELARILNIPEIHASAMPEEKATLVRNLQSEGGKVMMVGDGINDALALAQADVGVAMGTGGAEVAVEAADIALVDDDLKGLMYVQQLSQDTVKIAYQNFWLATGSNIAGVIMGATGVLSPVMAGFLHILHTMGVIANSSRLLLHSPEAIESKQGKIYELPQNS
- a CDS encoding HMA2 domain-containing protein, with product MNFRKIVELEKHLDVAHHIPGRIRVKFSPLILTKPVTLAAMKEHSELPEAIKDARVNMAARSVVIEYDPEHIQPELIEELIQGTDKDKKAQIISDLYGRLMNNG